Within the Synergistales bacterium genome, the region ACTCCTTCACCGTCTGCAGCGCCTCGTCGGCGGTGGTGATCAGCTCCTCGGCCCTTGAGGGGTCCTCCAGCGGAACGGCGTGGACCAGTGTCAGCGAGTAGGCCGTACCGGCCAGGGCGTTTTCCAGCGCCGCAAACATCGTTTCGGTGCGTTCCGGGTCGAGGTCGGTGGCGACCACCACATGATGCTGCGGGGGGGAGACGGGCAGTTTCCGCTCCTCCCCCACATCGATGAGCAGCTGGGGCAGGGCGAGCTTGCGCACGAAGCCGGCTTTGTCCTGTCCCGGTTCGACAAGATAGGAGACCAGCGTGCAGCCGTGTTCGCCCGCGATCCGTCGCGCCACCTCCGCCTCGTCACCCGCTTCAACGATATGGCGGACCGGGATGCCCCGTTCACGGAGCGAGCGGCTTGCCTCCGCCAGGCGGTCCTCCGCCTCGGAGACATAGTTGGGTGTCTCCACACCGGCCACGGTGTCGACCACATGCAGGAGCACGAACTCCGTTTCCTTCCAGGACATGTGCTCGGCCAGCCAGAGAAGCCCCTGTTCCGAAAGCTCGGAGAGATCGGTGCAGTACAGGACCTTGCGTAGC harbors:
- a CDS encoding universal stress protein yields the protein MLRKVLYCTDLSELSEQGLLWLAEHMSWKETEFVLLHVVDTVAGVETPNYVSEAEDRLAEASRSLRERGIPVRHIVEAGDEAEVARRIAGEHGCTLVSYLVEPGQDKAGFVRKLALPQLLIDVGEERKLPVSPPQHHVVVATDLDPERTETMFAALENALAGTAYSLTLVHAVPLEDPSRAEELITTADEALQTVKESISSWAPEAATRIESGELEETLKQTIEELDPSLLVLGLSLHSELWQLFVGTTAEVVINESRCPMLIIPV